A single region of the Rhizobium sp. NLR16a genome encodes:
- the radA gene encoding DNA repair protein RadA yields the protein MAKAKTQFICQNCGAVHNRWAGKCDNCGEWNTIVEEDPMGGIGSGPGKTPKKGRPVTLTALSGEIEEAPRIHTAMSELDRALGGGFVRGSAVLIGGDPGIGKSTLLMQAAAALARRGHKIIYVSGEEAVAQVRLRAQRLAAADTDVMLAAETNVEDILATLAEGKRPDLVIIDSIQTLWSELADSAPGTVTQVRTGVQSMIRFAKQTGAAMVLVGHVTKDGQIAGPRVVEHMVDAVLYFEGDRGHHYRILRTVKNRFGPTDEIGVFEMSDKGLREVANPSELFLGERNEKSPGAAVFAGMEGTRPVLVEVQALVAPTSLGTPRRAVVGWDSARLSMILAVLEAHCGVRLGQHDVYLNIAGGYRISEPAADLAVASALVSSLAGIALPADCVYFGEVSLSGAIRPVAHTAQRLKEAEKLGFSAALLPSASAELPKGSGGRWSEVESLPDLVARIAGSKGALRVEDEV from the coding sequence ATGGCGAAGGCCAAGACACAATTCATCTGCCAGAATTGCGGCGCGGTTCACAACCGCTGGGCCGGCAAATGCGACAATTGCGGCGAGTGGAACACCATCGTCGAGGAGGACCCGATGGGCGGCATCGGCTCCGGTCCCGGCAAGACGCCGAAGAAGGGCCGGCCGGTGACGCTGACGGCGCTGTCGGGCGAGATCGAGGAGGCGCCGCGCATCCATACCGCCATGTCGGAGCTCGACCGGGCGCTCGGCGGCGGTTTCGTGCGCGGCTCGGCGGTGCTGATCGGCGGCGATCCCGGCATCGGCAAATCGACGCTGCTGATGCAGGCGGCCGCCGCCCTGGCGCGGCGCGGCCACAAGATCATCTATGTCTCCGGCGAGGAGGCGGTGGCGCAGGTCCGGCTGCGGGCGCAGCGGCTTGCCGCGGCCGATACCGACGTGATGCTGGCGGCCGAAACCAATGTCGAGGATATTCTGGCGACGCTTGCCGAGGGCAAACGGCCGGATCTCGTCATCATCGATTCGATCCAGACGCTGTGGAGCGAACTTGCCGACTCCGCACCGGGAACGGTGACGCAGGTGCGCACCGGCGTGCAGTCGATGATCCGTTTCGCCAAACAGACGGGAGCCGCCATGGTGCTCGTCGGGCATGTGACCAAGGACGGGCAGATCGCCGGGCCGCGCGTCGTCGAGCACATGGTCGATGCCGTGCTCTATTTCGAAGGCGATCGCGGCCACCACTACCGCATCCTGCGCACGGTGAAGAACCGCTTCGGACCCACCGATGAGATCGGTGTCTTCGAAATGTCTGACAAAGGCTTACGCGAAGTCGCCAATCCCTCCGAGCTCTTCCTCGGCGAGCGCAACGAAAAATCCCCCGGTGCTGCGGTCTTTGCCGGCATGGAGGGCACCCGTCCGGTGCTCGTCGAGGTGCAGGCGCTGGTGGCGCCGACCTCGCTCGGCACGCCGCGGCGGGCGGTGGTTGGATGGGATTCGGCCCGGCTGTCGATGATCCTGGCGGTGCTGGAGGCTCATTGCGGCGTCAGGCTCGGCCAGCACGACGTTTATCTCAATATCGCCGGCGGCTACCGCATCTCCGAACCGGCGGCCGATCTAGCCGTCGCCTCGGCGCTGGTTTCCTCGCTTGCTGGTATTGCCCTTCCTGCCGATTGCGTCTATTTCGGCGAAGTCAGCCTGTCGGGCGCCATCCGGCCGGTTGCGCACACTGCCCAGCGCCTCAAGGAAGCCGAGAAGCTGGGCTTTTCCGCAGCGCTGCTTCCTTCCGCCTCCGCCGAGCTGCCGAAGGGATCCGGCGGACGATGGAGCGAGGTCGAAAGCCTGCCGGATCTGGTGGCGCGCATCGCCGGGTCGAAGGGAGCGCTGCGTGTGGAAGACGAGGTTTGA
- the alr gene encoding alanine racemase: MTDFPIPFEDDDLFASAGLRLTVDLTALTENWRDMARRSGAARAAAVVKADAYGMGIEDAGEALYLAGARDFFVATVDEGVTLRLYAPEARIFVLSGIWPGAERRFFENDLVPVISSDEQLAFWMAVLADYGDYPCALHVDTGFNRLGLRIDDAIALADDVSRPASFAPVLVMSHLACGDDPSHAMNRQQLESFRRVAAAYEGIDSSLAASAGIFLGADYHFDLTRPGISLYGGEAVCGMANPMRPVATAEARVIQVRTVEAGETVSYGRALQLRRASRLAIVSAGYADGYMRSQSSGGVPLRQVVPQGGQGFIAGHKVPVAGRITMDLTIFDITDLPENAVRAGDYVELFGTNMPLDDVARAAGTIGYEILTSMGLRHERRYVAEE; this comes from the coding sequence ATGACAGATTTTCCCATCCCCTTCGAAGACGACGATCTTTTCGCTTCCGCAGGACTGCGGCTGACGGTCGACCTGACCGCGCTGACGGAGAACTGGCGCGACATGGCGCGCCGCTCGGGCGCAGCGCGCGCCGCCGCGGTCGTTAAGGCGGATGCCTACGGCATGGGCATCGAGGATGCCGGCGAAGCGCTCTACCTGGCGGGCGCCCGGGATTTTTTCGTCGCGACCGTCGACGAGGGCGTGACGCTTCGCCTCTATGCGCCGGAGGCGCGCATCTTCGTGCTCTCGGGCATATGGCCGGGAGCCGAACGGCGCTTCTTCGAGAACGATCTTGTGCCGGTGATTTCGTCCGACGAGCAACTCGCCTTCTGGATGGCAGTGCTTGCCGATTATGGCGATTATCCCTGCGCGCTGCATGTCGATACCGGCTTCAATCGGCTGGGGCTGCGCATCGACGACGCCATTGCCCTTGCCGACGACGTCTCGCGGCCGGCCAGCTTTGCGCCGGTGCTGGTCATGAGCCACCTCGCCTGCGGCGACGATCCCAGCCATGCCATGAACCGGCAGCAGCTCGAATCATTCCGTAGGGTTGCGGCCGCGTATGAAGGCATCGATTCAAGCCTTGCCGCCTCGGCCGGCATCTTTCTCGGCGCAGACTATCACTTCGACCTGACTCGTCCCGGCATTTCGCTCTATGGCGGCGAGGCGGTCTGCGGCATGGCCAACCCGATGCGGCCGGTTGCCACCGCGGAAGCGCGCGTCATCCAGGTTCGCACCGTCGAGGCCGGCGAGACCGTCAGCTACGGGCGAGCGCTGCAGCTTCGCCGTGCAAGCCGGCTGGCGATCGTGTCCGCAGGTTATGCCGATGGTTATATGCGCAGCCAGTCGAGCGGCGGCGTACCGCTGCGCCAGGTGGTGCCGCAGGGCGGGCAAGGCTTCATTGCCGGACACAAGGTGCCGGTCGCGGGCCGGATCACCATGGACCTGACGATCTTCGATATCACCGACCTGCCCGAGAACGCCGTGCGCGCCGGCGATTATGTCGAGCTGTTCGGAACGAACATGCCCCTCGACGACGTGGCGCGGGCGGCGGGCACGATTGGCTACGAGATCCTCACCAGCATGGGGCTGCGCCACGAACGGCGCTACGTCGCCGAGGAATAG
- a CDS encoding DUF2232 domain-containing protein, which translates to MKRPDLKTLLIGALAGLTAALLVLGASMQPSFFSALLYTASALPILIVGLGWGNAAAISAVVMGAALGAVLISPSFALIMTLVTLLPAGWLSHLANLARPASELGGPDHLLAWYPLSDILLHLCGLVTLAVIVIGVMIGYGPDITDPIVDLLITSVKQQQPEFMPDPAATAQTKSLILLMLPAVQGGMWVSMLFAAYYFAVRIVAASGRGLRPREDIPSSLRMNRNSIFIFLAGLAACFFGGVPALVGATVIGTFGAGFMLSGFASLHFRTRGKDWRIPALILCYLASMLMLLPALLILVLGLSDTRKAIALTPAKDADTSKQSDTKI; encoded by the coding sequence GCCGGATTGACCGCCGCCCTGCTGGTGTTGGGCGCGAGCATGCAGCCGTCGTTTTTCAGCGCGCTGCTCTACACGGCCTCGGCGCTGCCGATCCTGATCGTCGGGCTTGGCTGGGGCAATGCCGCCGCGATTTCGGCCGTCGTCATGGGAGCGGCGCTTGGTGCGGTCCTCATCTCCCCGTCTTTCGCGCTCATCATGACGCTGGTGACGCTGCTGCCGGCCGGCTGGCTGAGCCATCTCGCCAATCTCGCGCGTCCCGCCTCCGAACTCGGCGGCCCCGACCATCTGCTTGCCTGGTATCCGCTCTCCGATATCCTGCTGCATCTGTGCGGACTGGTGACGCTTGCCGTCATCGTCATCGGCGTGATGATCGGCTATGGGCCTGATATCACCGACCCGATCGTCGATCTGCTGATCACCTCGGTCAAACAGCAGCAGCCGGAATTCATGCCCGATCCGGCGGCAACCGCGCAGACCAAATCGCTTATCCTGCTGATGCTGCCGGCCGTGCAGGGCGGCATGTGGGTCAGCATGCTGTTTGCCGCCTATTATTTCGCCGTGCGCATCGTCGCCGCATCCGGCCGGGGCCTTCGGCCGCGCGAGGATATTCCTTCGTCGCTGCGCATGAACCGCAATTCGATCTTCATCTTTCTGGCCGGGCTTGCTGCCTGCTTCTTCGGCGGCGTTCCAGCGCTCGTCGGCGCGACCGTGATCGGCACCTTCGGCGCCGGTTTCATGCTCTCCGGCTTCGCCTCGCTGCATTTCCGCACACGTGGAAAGGACTGGCGCATACCGGCCCTCATCCTCTGCTACCTGGCTTCGATGCTCATGCTGCTGCCAGCTCTCCTCATCCTCGTCCTGGGTCTCAGCGATACGCGCAAGGCGATCGCGCTCACCCCGGCGAAAGATGCCGATACCTCCAAACAATCCGACACGAAAATCTGA
- the rplI gene encoding 50S ribosomal protein L9, which produces MEVILLERISKLGQMGETVKVRDGFARNYLLPLGKALRANAANKARFESERATLEARNLERKSEAQKVADVLDGKSFIVVRSAGETGQLYGSVAARDVIEVLAAEGFNIGRNQVHLNTPIKAIGLHKVELQLHAEVEINIELNVARSAEEAERQAKGEELTSVDAIYGVDEDALRPEDFFDPEADGLDEDEA; this is translated from the coding sequence ATGGAAGTCATCCTTCTCGAACGCATCTCCAAGCTCGGCCAGATGGGCGAAACCGTAAAGGTTCGCGACGGCTTTGCCCGCAACTACCTGCTGCCGCTCGGCAAGGCGCTGCGCGCCAATGCCGCCAACAAGGCTCGCTTCGAATCCGAGCGCGCGACGCTCGAAGCCCGTAACCTCGAGCGCAAGTCGGAAGCCCAGAAGGTCGCCGACGTTCTCGACGGCAAGTCCTTCATCGTCGTACGCTCCGCCGGCGAAACCGGCCAGCTTTACGGCTCGGTCGCTGCCCGCGACGTTATCGAAGTTCTCGCCGCGGAAGGCTTCAACATCGGCCGCAACCAGGTTCACCTCAACACGCCGATCAAGGCGATCGGCCTGCACAAGGTCGAGCTGCAGCTGCATGCCGAAGTCGAAATCAACATCGAGCTGAACGTTGCCCGTTCTGCCGAAGAGGCAGAGCGTCAGGCCAAGGGCGAAGAACTCACCTCGGTCGACGCGATCTACGGTGTTGACGAAGACGCACTGCGTCCGGAAGATTTCTTCGATCCGGAAGCCGACGGCCTCGACGAAGACGAAGCATAA
- a CDS encoding CvpA family protein, producing MPITIFDGIVIGVVLFSAVLAMVRGFSREILSIASWGGSAAAAYYLYPYLLPYAKKYTDDDRIAIAGSAAVVFLIALIVISFITMKIADFIIDSRIGALDRTLGFLFGAARGLLLMVVAVAFWNWLVDVDHRPAWVNEAKSKPFLDSMVVKLKAVLPEQFAQMIQASFRDKMQSPAQGSEGATPPAADQAPAEDAPAGSAQQPAN from the coding sequence ATGCCCATTACGATTTTCGACGGTATTGTCATCGGCGTCGTGCTCTTCTCCGCCGTGCTGGCGATGGTCCGCGGCTTTTCGCGGGAGATCCTTTCGATCGCGAGCTGGGGCGGTTCGGCCGCCGCCGCCTATTACCTCTATCCCTACCTGCTCCCCTATGCGAAGAAATATACCGATGACGACCGCATCGCGATCGCCGGTTCGGCAGCCGTCGTCTTCCTGATCGCGCTCATCGTCATCTCCTTCATTACCATGAAGATCGCCGATTTCATCATCGACAGCCGCATCGGCGCCCTCGACCGCACGCTCGGCTTCCTGTTCGGCGCGGCCCGCGGCCTGCTGCTGATGGTGGTCGCCGTCGCCTTCTGGAACTGGCTTGTCGATGTCGACCATCGACCGGCCTGGGTCAACGAAGCCAAGTCGAAGCCCTTCCTGGACTCTATGGTCGTAAAGCTGAAGGCGGTGCTGCCGGAGCAATTCGCCCAGATGATACAGGCGAGCTTCCGTGATAAGATGCAGTCGCCGGCACAGGGCAGCGAAGGCGCCACGCCGCCGGCGGCCGATCAAGCGCCGGCGGAAGACGCGCCTGCAGGCAGCGCGCAGCAGCCGGCGAATTGA
- a CDS encoding AzlC family ABC transporter permease — MLQHSRPSSEFLAGMRAIFPLVIAVLPIGLVFGAVAATKGLSPLETTLMSALVFAGGSQFVAMDIWTHPASWVSVGFAALLVNIRHVLMSASIGTKMQCFTGVKRYIAMLFLADELWAMAEFRAGSTKLTPAWYAGIVMPFYLTWVGSSLTGALLGAFLGNPAVIGLDFAFPAVFVVLVMGFWKGPETGAVLAASGAASVAVHHFVPSVWYIAAGALAGLAMALWQGRAREQAA, encoded by the coding sequence ATGTTGCAGCACAGCCGGCCATCCAGCGAATTTCTCGCCGGAATGCGTGCCATTTTTCCGCTTGTTATCGCCGTCTTGCCGATCGGTCTCGTCTTCGGCGCGGTCGCCGCCACCAAGGGCCTTTCGCCGCTGGAAACGACACTGATGAGCGCGCTTGTTTTCGCAGGCGGTTCGCAATTCGTGGCGATGGACATCTGGACGCATCCGGCAAGCTGGGTCAGCGTCGGCTTCGCCGCCCTGCTCGTCAATATCCGCCATGTGCTGATGAGCGCGTCGATCGGCACGAAGATGCAGTGCTTCACCGGTGTCAAACGTTATATCGCCATGCTCTTCCTCGCCGACGAGCTCTGGGCCATGGCGGAATTCCGGGCCGGCAGCACGAAGCTGACACCCGCCTGGTATGCCGGAATCGTCATGCCCTTTTACCTCACCTGGGTCGGCTCTTCGCTGACAGGCGCACTGCTCGGCGCCTTTCTCGGCAATCCTGCCGTCATCGGCCTCGACTTCGCCTTTCCGGCCGTTTTCGTCGTGCTCGTCATGGGCTTCTGGAAGGGGCCTGAAACCGGCGCAGTCCTTGCTGCAAGCGGTGCCGCTTCCGTTGCTGTCCACCATTTCGTCCCGAGCGTCTGGTATATCGCCGCTGGTGCGCTGGCCGGTCTGGCAATGGCCCTCTGGCAGGGCAGGGCGCGGGAGCAGGCGGCATGA
- a CDS encoding IS5 family transposase: MRGGDDRTGSLFSYVDLEGRVPVRHPLRAMRDLVNTSLAALDGSFAGLYAKTGRPSIAPERMLRAVLLQMLYSIRSERQLMERLEFDLLFRWFVGLGIDDAVWDASSFSKNRDRLLTTEVAQSFLSALLLQPAVKALLSAEHFSVDGTMLKAFASIKSFRSKDGSDEPPTDGRNGERDFRKEKRSNETHASTTDPDARLYRKSKGQESRLAYLGHALMENRNGLVVDGAVTHATGTGEREAASMLSEGLGEGATLGADKAYDVEAFIEELKARKIEPHVAINGTVSKTGKVRKTAVPPDVAQSTGYAMSLRCRKRIEEVFGWVKTTGGLSQLKVRGLDKVEAVFTFALVAYNIIRLPKLIGSTGKVCLEGATSPQ, from the coding sequence ATGCGCGGCGGGGATGATCGGACGGGTTCGCTGTTTTCGTATGTGGATCTTGAGGGGCGGGTTCCGGTTCGGCATCCGCTTCGGGCGATGCGCGATCTGGTGAACACCTCGCTTGCTGCGTTGGATGGATCGTTTGCGGGGCTCTATGCCAAGACCGGTCGACCGTCGATTGCGCCGGAACGGATGCTGCGGGCGGTGCTGCTGCAGATGCTGTATTCGATCCGCTCCGAGCGTCAATTGATGGAGCGGCTGGAATTCGATCTGCTGTTCCGCTGGTTCGTCGGGCTTGGCATCGACGATGCGGTCTGGGATGCCTCGTCATTTTCGAAGAACCGGGATCGGCTGTTGACGACGGAGGTCGCCCAGAGCTTCCTGTCGGCGCTGCTTTTGCAGCCTGCGGTCAAGGCGCTTTTAAGTGCCGAGCATTTTTCGGTCGACGGCACGATGCTGAAGGCGTTTGCCTCGATCAAGAGCTTCCGGTCCAAGGACGGCTCGGACGAGCCGCCAACGGACGGACGCAACGGCGAGCGTGATTTCCGCAAGGAGAAGCGCTCGAACGAGACGCACGCCTCGACCACCGACCCGGATGCCCGGCTTTACCGCAAGAGCAAGGGCCAGGAGAGCCGGCTGGCCTATCTGGGACATGCGCTGATGGAGAACCGCAATGGGCTTGTGGTCGACGGTGCGGTGACGCATGCGACCGGCACGGGCGAGCGGGAGGCGGCCAGTATGTTGAGCGAGGGGCTTGGCGAAGGGGCGACGCTTGGCGCCGACAAGGCCTACGACGTGGAAGCCTTCATCGAAGAGTTGAAGGCGCGCAAGATCGAGCCGCATGTAGCGATCAACGGGACGGTGAGCAAGACGGGCAAGGTGCGCAAGACGGCGGTGCCGCCAGACGTCGCACAAAGCACCGGCTATGCGATGAGCCTGCGTTGCCGCAAGCGGATCGAGGAAGTCTTCGGCTGGGTCAAGACGACCGGCGGTCTCTCACAGCTCAAGGTGCGCGGACTGGATAAGGTCGAGGCGGTCTTCACTTTCGCCCTTGTCGCCTACAACATCATTCGTCTTCCGAAATTGATTGGGTCGACGGGCAAAGTGTGTCTTGAGGGAGCCACAAGCCCACAATGA
- a CDS encoding AraC family transcriptional regulator yields MPLANVESARFWRDTRFRGMECLSATFLTHEYAPHAHDTFSIGAIESGTQIATLSGRREETGPGDLYLIDPGVIHDGAPGGEGYRYRMVYPDMKLFVDILEDVTGKAFHATPSFAGALPRDPELANAFHAAHRTLERGAGALEADEGMFSVLAAIFARHGSTIVVPVDTQERSAVARAREYLVENFESDVGLEELAGVAGLSRAHLIRAFRKEYHITPHAFLTDRRVQVARRLLRQGHMPADIALECGFADQAHFTRHFKARTGVTPGQFRLG; encoded by the coding sequence ATGCCGCTTGCCAATGTGGAATCGGCCCGCTTCTGGCGGGATACCCGTTTCCGCGGCATGGAGTGCCTGAGCGCCACCTTTCTCACGCATGAGTATGCGCCGCATGCGCACGATACCTTCAGCATCGGCGCGATCGAAAGTGGCACTCAGATTGCCACCCTCAGCGGCAGGCGGGAGGAAACCGGGCCGGGCGATCTTTATCTGATCGATCCCGGTGTCATCCATGACGGCGCCCCGGGCGGTGAAGGCTACCGTTACCGTATGGTCTATCCCGACATGAAGCTGTTCGTCGATATTCTGGAGGATGTCACTGGCAAGGCCTTCCACGCGACGCCGTCCTTCGCCGGCGCGCTTCCACGCGATCCTGAGCTCGCCAATGCCTTTCATGCCGCCCATCGCACGCTCGAAAGGGGCGCGGGGGCGCTGGAGGCCGATGAAGGCATGTTCTCGGTGCTGGCAGCGATCTTTGCGCGTCACGGCAGCACGATTGTCGTGCCTGTCGATACGCAGGAGCGAAGCGCCGTCGCCCGCGCCCGCGAATACCTGGTCGAGAATTTCGAAAGCGATGTCGGCCTTGAGGAGCTGGCGGGCGTGGCGGGATTGAGCCGCGCTCATCTCATCCGCGCCTTCCGCAAGGAATATCATATCACGCCGCACGCATTTCTGACGGATCGGCGCGTGCAGGTGGCCCGCCGGCTGCTGCGGCAGGGGCACATGCCGGCCGATATCGCGCTTGAATGCGGTTTTGCCGATCAGGCGCATTTCACCCGGCATTTCAAGGCGCGCACGGGGGTAACCCCCGGCCAATTCCGCCTGGGCTGA
- a CDS encoding AzlD domain-containing protein, whose translation MTLDLNTFIAILTMAAATVFTRVSGLILIRHVETDERRTTAIEAIPPAVLMAVIAPTAFATGWAETLACAATAIAARRLPMLATVVVGVATVALLRAAGL comes from the coding sequence ATGACGCTCGACCTCAACACCTTTATCGCCATCCTCACGATGGCTGCCGCAACCGTCTTCACCCGCGTCAGCGGCCTCATCCTGATCCGGCATGTCGAGACCGACGAGCGCCGGACAACGGCGATCGAGGCCATTCCGCCGGCCGTGCTGATGGCCGTCATCGCCCCGACCGCCTTTGCGACCGGCTGGGCGGAGACGCTGGCCTGCGCGGCAACGGCAATCGCCGCACGCCGCCTGCCGATGCTTGCGACCGTCGTGGTCGGCGTCGCGACGGTTGCATTATTGCGGGCCGCAGGGCTCTGA
- a CDS encoding LysE family translocator, with the protein MFDYSLAHWLAFLSAAVLLNLSPGPDIAFILGHTMRGGKSAGFSALFGVWSGACLHVLMAALGLSAVLAASALAFSAVKWLGAVYLVWLGIQALRASGDGGLINATGEEIPAARIYRQGILVSLLNPKVAIFFLAFLPQFVAEGAGPAWAQLMLHGGLIIAVAAFIEPPLVLLGGRLADALRRNAKIRRWLDRSLGAFFVALGVRLALSSR; encoded by the coding sequence ATGTTCGACTATTCGCTCGCGCATTGGCTTGCATTTCTGTCGGCGGCGGTTTTGCTGAACCTCTCGCCAGGCCCAGACATCGCCTTCATCCTTGGCCATACGATGAGAGGCGGGAAAAGCGCCGGTTTTTCCGCATTGTTCGGCGTCTGGTCAGGCGCCTGCCTGCATGTTCTGATGGCGGCATTGGGCCTTTCCGCGGTGCTTGCCGCCTCTGCCTTGGCATTCTCTGCGGTCAAATGGCTCGGTGCCGTTTATCTCGTCTGGCTGGGCATTCAAGCTCTGCGTGCCAGCGGCGACGGTGGCCTGATCAATGCCACTGGTGAGGAAATCCCGGCCGCAAGGATCTATCGGCAAGGAATCCTGGTGTCGCTGCTCAATCCGAAAGTGGCGATATTCTTCCTGGCATTCCTGCCGCAATTCGTTGCCGAGGGGGCAGGGCCGGCATGGGCCCAACTGATGCTGCATGGCGGACTCATCATCGCCGTCGCCGCCTTCATTGAACCGCCGCTCGTGCTCCTCGGAGGACGCCTTGCCGATGCGCTCAGGCGTAATGCGAAAATCCGACGATGGCTCGATCGCAGCCTCGGCGCGTTTTTCGTGGCGCTCGGTGTGCGTCTTGCCCTCAGCAGTCGATGA
- a CDS encoding replicative DNA helicase, which translates to MNDAARKIAAVAPSEQHYREAPNNIEAEQALLGAILMNNDAYYRVSDFLKPIHLYEPLHRKIFEVAGDIIRMGKIANPVTIKTFLKADEKVGDMTVSQYLASLVSNAVTVINAEDYGRAIYDLALRRALITIGEDVVNIAYDAPLDMPPQSQIEDTERRLFELAENGRYDGGFQSFNDAVALAIDMAAVAKERDGGLSGISTGIHSLDAKMGGLQRSDLIILAGRPGMGKTSLATNIAYNIAAAYEGEVQPDGSMKAKNGGVVGFYSLEMSSEQLATRIISEQTEVSSSKIRRGDINDADFEKLVACSMMMQKVPLYIDQTGGISIAQLSARARRLKRQRGLDVLVVDYVQLMTGSGKSSDNRVQEITQITTGLKALGKELNVPIIALSQLSRQVESRDDKRPQLSDLRESGSIEQDADVVLFVFREEYYVKNQEPRDPHDPKYPEWEALFDKVKGTADVIIAKQRHGPTGTVKLAFQAEFTRFADLADPSFIQYEEH; encoded by the coding sequence ATGAACGACGCCGCTCGAAAGATTGCAGCCGTTGCTCCGTCGGAGCAGCATTACCGCGAAGCACCCAACAATATCGAAGCCGAGCAGGCGCTTCTCGGCGCCATCCTGATGAACAACGACGCCTATTACCGGGTGTCGGATTTTCTGAAGCCGATCCACCTCTACGAACCGCTGCACCGGAAGATCTTCGAGGTCGCCGGCGACATCATCCGCATGGGCAAGATCGCCAATCCGGTAACGATCAAGACCTTCCTGAAGGCCGACGAGAAAGTCGGCGACATGACGGTTTCGCAATATCTGGCGAGCCTTGTCAGTAATGCAGTCACCGTTATCAACGCCGAGGATTACGGCCGGGCGATCTACGACCTCGCGCTGCGGCGGGCGCTGATCACCATCGGCGAAGACGTCGTCAACATCGCCTATGACGCGCCGCTCGACATGCCGCCGCAGTCGCAGATCGAGGATACCGAGCGCCGGCTGTTCGAGCTCGCCGAAAATGGCCGCTACGACGGCGGCTTCCAGTCCTTCAACGACGCCGTGGCGCTGGCGATCGACATGGCGGCCGTCGCCAAGGAACGCGACGGCGGCCTTTCCGGAATTTCCACCGGCATCCATTCGCTCGATGCCAAGATGGGCGGCCTGCAGCGTTCGGACTTGATCATCCTCGCCGGACGCCCCGGCATGGGCAAGACTTCGCTTGCGACCAACATTGCCTATAACATCGCTGCCGCCTATGAGGGCGAGGTGCAGCCGGACGGCAGCATGAAAGCCAAGAACGGCGGCGTCGTCGGCTTCTACTCGCTCGAAATGTCGTCCGAACAGCTCGCCACCCGTATCATCTCCGAGCAGACGGAAGTCTCCTCCTCGAAGATCCGTCGCGGCGACATCAACGATGCCGATTTCGAAAAGCTCGTCGCCTGCTCGATGATGATGCAGAAGGTGCCGCTCTATATCGACCAGACCGGCGGCATCTCCATCGCCCAGCTTTCAGCGCGGGCGCGCCGCCTCAAGCGCCAGCGCGGCCTCGACGTGCTCGTGGTCGACTACGTGCAGCTGATGACCGGCTCCGGCAAGTCAAGCGACAACCGCGTCCAGGAAATCACCCAGATCACCACCGGCCTCAAGGCGCTCGGCAAGGAGCTCAACGTTCCGATCATCGCGCTGTCGCAGCTGTCGCGTCAGGTCGAAAGCCGCGACGACAAGCGCCCGCAGCTCTCCGATCTTCGTGAATCCGGCTCGATCGAGCAGGACGCCGACGTCGTGCTCTTCGTGTTCCGCGAGGAATATTACGTCAAGAACCAGGAGCCGCGCGATCCTCATGATCCCAAATACCCGGAATGGGAAGCGCTGTTCGACAAGGTGAAGGGCACGGCCGACGTCATCATCGCCAAGCAGCGTCACGGACCGACGGGCACGGTGAAGCTCGCGTTCCAGGCGGAATTCACGCGCTTCGCCGATCTCGCAGATCCTTCCTTCATACAATACGAGGAACATTGA